A single window of Candidatus Neomarinimicrobiota bacterium DNA harbors:
- the yajC gene encoding preprotein translocase subunit YajC has translation MFANILLMAAPAGGEAGNPILSFLPIILMFGVFYFLLIRPQTKRQKESEKMRSELKKGDHIITSGGIHGTIEGIKDNDILLVKTATDTKLHVGRSAVTTVKSK, from the coding sequence ATGTTCGCAAACATTTTATTAATGGCAGCCCCCGCCGGCGGAGAAGCAGGCAACCCGATCTTAAGTTTTCTTCCCATCATTTTGATGTTCGGAGTATTCTATTTTCTGTTGATCAGACCTCAGACCAAACGTCAAAAAGAATCTGAGAAAATGAGATCCGAATTAAAAAAAGGTGATCACATCATTACCTCTGGTGGCATTCATGGCACTATAGAAGGTATCAAAGATAATGACATCCTTTTGGTCAAGACGGCAACTGATACAAAATTGCATGTGGGTAGATCAGCAGTAACAACAGTTAAATCAAAATAG
- the def gene encoding peptide deformylase: MLYKIQTYGKQVLRRKAQEIPLIDKSIRKIVSNMFETMYAAEGIGLAAPQIDKSIRLFIIDLSPMEESEAKRVYLNPKIVSFGEPQDEYEEGCLSIPTIREIVVRPTNIRITYQDLDGQHHDEEVDGFLARVIQHEYDHLEGILFTDHLSSLKRSFLKKTLNKIASGEIGVEASENFEL, translated from the coding sequence ATGCTCTATAAGATTCAAACATATGGCAAGCAGGTTCTGCGTCGTAAGGCGCAGGAGATTCCGCTTATCGACAAGTCTATCAGGAAAATTGTGTCCAATATGTTTGAAACCATGTATGCCGCAGAGGGGATTGGTCTGGCTGCCCCTCAGATAGACAAATCCATTCGCCTATTCATCATCGATCTTTCCCCAATGGAAGAGTCTGAGGCGAAACGGGTTTATCTCAACCCAAAGATCGTCTCATTCGGGGAGCCACAGGATGAATATGAAGAAGGTTGTCTCAGTATTCCCACTATTCGGGAGATCGTAGTCCGTCCCACGAACATTAGAATTACTTATCAGGACCTGGATGGCCAGCATCATGATGAAGAAGTGGACGGATTTCTGGCTCGGGTTATTCAACATGAGTATGATCATCTGGAAGGGATTCTTTTTACCGATCATTTAAGTTCATTGAAGCGCTCATTCCTTAAAAAGACACTTAACAAGATCGCCAGTGGTGAGATAGGGGTTGAGGCTTCAGAGAATTTTGAACTTTGA
- the fmt gene encoding methionyl-tRNA formyltransferase: MNTDLSLKIIFMGTPDFAVPTLEMLQASRHHIQAVVTIPDKQQGRGQRFRASAVKQAAVALGLPLLQPVNLRAPEFADELKQLAPDIIVVVAFQILPEDVFSIPRLGSFNLHASLLPRYRGAAPIHWALLNGDSESGVTTFFLKRKVDTGNIILQRSLPIATEDDLHSLYAKLCAIGADLVLDTVDQISSGIVKESTQDNMLATPAPKVTAGTQTLNFEQSAEQCHNRVRAFAPSPGAFTYRNGARLKILLTHVGEASGIPGQVVEVSADSFTIACKQGSLVIRSVQPESKKPMEAAAYLRGNPLTIGDEIG; encoded by the coding sequence ATGAACACTGATTTATCATTAAAGATCATTTTCATGGGAACTCCTGATTTTGCGGTTCCTACTCTGGAAATGTTGCAGGCGAGCCGACATCACATACAGGCTGTTGTTACAATTCCAGATAAACAACAGGGGAGAGGTCAGCGTTTTCGCGCTTCGGCAGTTAAGCAGGCTGCAGTTGCACTTGGGTTGCCACTACTCCAGCCGGTTAACCTGAGAGCTCCTGAGTTTGCTGATGAACTCAAACAACTTGCTCCTGATATTATTGTAGTGGTTGCCTTTCAGATTTTACCAGAAGATGTATTTTCCATACCTCGCCTGGGATCCTTTAATCTGCACGCTTCATTGCTTCCACGCTACCGGGGTGCCGCACCTATCCATTGGGCTCTCCTCAATGGAGATTCGGAAAGTGGTGTGACCACTTTTTTTCTAAAACGAAAAGTGGACACTGGCAATATCATTCTGCAACGCAGTCTACCCATTGCCACCGAGGATGATCTACATAGCCTTTATGCAAAATTGTGCGCCATTGGTGCAGACCTGGTTTTAGATACCGTTGACCAGATATCCTCAGGGATAGTAAAAGAAAGTACCCAGGACAATATGCTGGCAACACCTGCCCCAAAAGTTACTGCTGGCACTCAAACTCTCAATTTCGAGCAAAGTGCCGAACAATGCCATAATCGTGTACGGGCTTTTGCACCTTCACCAGGCGCTTTTACCTATCGTAATGGTGCCCGATTGAAAATTCTGTTAACTCATGTTGGAGAAGCCAGTGGTATTCCCGGCCAGGTGGTAGAAGTATCCGCCGACTCATTCACCATCGCCTGCAAGCAGGGCTCTTTGGTCATTCGCTCAGTCCAACCGGAAAGTAAAAAGCCCATGGAGGCTGCTGCCTATTTGCGTGGTAACCCTTTGACGATAGGCGATGAAATTGGCTAA
- the rsmB gene encoding 16S rRNA (cytosine(967)-C(5))-methyltransferase RsmB: MANTPRELAYRTLLAAEKDHARPVDDLLNEALNNSTLDPRDKRWTMELVFGVTRMQLQLDAWIQVAYKGRYKKAQHAIKTLLRMGAFQLKHMQTAEHAALNETVKLCKRVGQSQARGLVNAVLRKIQTIELSQILEPISDPLKKLSIETSHPEWLLEKWLSRYDHDEVTALCRHNNRPPKVWIRRNSLRITQADFEAYLEREAVHFSRSTILESFYEIDTGGPLLRTPEFHDGWFSFQDIAAGMVAFILDPQPGETIVDACAAPGGKMAFLSELSSGQSHIIACDASQTRLGKVKQNVERLGLKDIVIRRLDATVEPLPEAHQILLDVPCSGTGVLGRRPDARWKRQASDSSSLVGIQTNIIKNSWKYLKPGGILVYATCTLEPEENWALIDSVVESLENAEFEPITAEKIKPFIDERGALATLPWNHDMDGMFAVKIRKAL, encoded by the coding sequence TTGGCTAACACACCCCGCGAACTGGCTTATCGTACGCTTTTAGCAGCAGAAAAGGATCACGCTCGTCCTGTAGATGATCTGCTGAATGAAGCATTGAATAACAGTACCCTGGATCCCCGGGATAAACGCTGGACCATGGAGCTGGTGTTTGGTGTAACCCGAATGCAGCTTCAATTGGATGCCTGGATTCAAGTGGCGTACAAAGGGCGCTATAAAAAGGCTCAGCACGCTATTAAAACCTTGCTACGAATGGGTGCTTTTCAATTAAAGCACATGCAGACAGCTGAGCATGCAGCTCTGAATGAGACTGTGAAATTGTGCAAGCGCGTTGGGCAATCTCAAGCACGTGGACTGGTTAATGCCGTATTGCGAAAAATCCAAACTATTGAGCTGTCTCAAATCCTGGAGCCGATCAGTGATCCGCTGAAAAAACTCTCCATAGAAACCTCCCATCCAGAATGGCTCTTGGAGAAATGGTTATCCCGTTATGATCATGATGAGGTAACCGCATTATGTCGGCACAATAATCGACCTCCAAAAGTTTGGATCCGCCGGAATTCTTTACGAATAACTCAGGCAGACTTTGAGGCTTATCTGGAAAGAGAAGCAGTTCATTTTAGCCGTTCAACGATCCTGGAAAGCTTCTATGAGATTGATACCGGTGGTCCATTGCTCAGAACACCTGAGTTTCATGATGGATGGTTCTCTTTTCAGGATATTGCTGCTGGTATGGTAGCTTTTATTTTAGATCCACAGCCAGGTGAAACTATCGTAGATGCCTGTGCAGCACCAGGTGGAAAAATGGCCTTCCTCTCAGAGCTAAGTAGTGGACAATCCCATATCATTGCCTGTGATGCCAGCCAGACAAGATTAGGTAAAGTTAAACAGAATGTTGAACGCCTGGGTTTGAAAGATATAGTAATTCGTCGACTTGATGCAACAGTTGAACCCTTGCCGGAAGCACATCAGATCCTGTTGGATGTCCCCTGCTCTGGAACTGGTGTCCTGGGACGACGACCAGATGCTCGTTGGAAAAGACAAGCATCTGACAGCTCATCTCTGGTTGGTATTCAAACAAACATTATAAAGAATAGTTGGAAATATCTGAAGCCCGGAGGAATCCTGGTTTACGCAACCTGCACCCTTGAACCAGAAGAGAATTGGGCTTTGATCGATTCAGTGGTGGAATCTCTTGAAAATGCAGAATTTGAACCCATAACAGCCGAAAAGATCAAACCATTTATTGATGAACGGGGTGCTCTGGCTACATTACCCTGGAACCATGATATGGATGGTATGTTTGCAGTGAAAATTAGAAAAGCATTATGA
- a CDS encoding PASTA domain-containing protein: MKILRDYSFIFVAIGILIALLFNNVILPLYVNWNDEIRVPSLTHTDLEKASEILKERKLEWTIKDTIYRRDIPAGFIMDQYPEAGQMVKENRKIQFTVSLPPEKLEMPDLVAITERQATIALDQLGLILTEVLTDSSDMYERTVVMDQSIAAGLPVAPGDTILLTVSLGKRNLKKTMPTLLNKGLNEATKVLQINGFSLGAVQYTQDSDLLPKTVISQSVDPGKIFPRERVIYVDLIITEDF; encoded by the coding sequence ATGAAGATCTTACGCGATTATAGTTTCATTTTTGTCGCTATTGGCATTCTCATCGCCCTTTTGTTTAATAACGTTATCTTGCCGCTTTACGTGAACTGGAATGATGAGATTCGGGTCCCTAGTCTGACCCATACCGACTTGGAAAAAGCCAGTGAAATTCTGAAAGAGCGGAAACTGGAATGGACCATCAAAGATACCATATACAGGCGTGATATTCCAGCCGGCTTCATTATGGATCAGTATCCTGAAGCAGGTCAGATGGTCAAAGAGAATCGCAAGATACAATTTACAGTCAGTTTGCCCCCGGAGAAATTGGAGATGCCTGACTTAGTCGCCATTACTGAAAGGCAGGCAACTATCGCTTTGGACCAGCTGGGTCTGATCCTGACTGAGGTATTGACTGATTCCTCAGATATGTATGAACGGACCGTAGTGATGGATCAATCCATTGCGGCAGGTTTACCTGTTGCTCCCGGAGATACTATTCTATTGACTGTCAGTCTGGGGAAAAGGAACCTGAAAAAGACCATGCCCACTTTACTGAATAAGGGGCTGAATGAAGCCACCAAGGTTCTACAGATCAATGGGTTTTCTTTAGGAGCAGTTCAGTATACCCAGGATTCCGATCTTTTGCCTAAAACTGTCATCTCTCAATCAGTTGATCCTGGAAAAATCTTTCCCAGGGAGCGTGTCATCTATGTTGATCTCATTATTACTGAAGATTTCTAA
- the rpe gene encoding ribulose-phosphate 3-epimerase, whose translation MSVLKHAEIAPSILTADFSQLGQQITSIDQAGGQILHLDIMDGHYVPNLTFGPTIVRAVRKMTNMVLEAHLMISDPEPFLEAFISAGSDIVLVHPSTCNSISDTLARIHDLGAKAGLVVNPDETLTMVKPYIMEMDQLLIMSVFPGFGGQSFIPAVLERLPDLLFQLEQNGVVIEIDGGINTQTIPVVRGIGIDRFVAGSAVFDHGANPGENYRKLLTQLIQD comes from the coding sequence ATGTCTGTTCTGAAACATGCGGAGATCGCCCCTTCCATTTTAACGGCTGATTTTTCCCAGCTAGGCCAACAGATCACTTCAATTGATCAGGCCGGCGGACAGATTTTACATCTGGATATCATGGATGGGCACTACGTCCCCAATTTGACTTTCGGACCCACGATTGTCCGTGCCGTTCGAAAAATGACCAACATGGTGTTAGAAGCCCATCTTATGATATCAGATCCGGAACCTTTCCTCGAGGCATTTATCTCTGCTGGGTCAGATATTGTTCTGGTTCATCCCTCAACCTGCAACTCAATCTCAGACACGCTTGCCAGGATTCATGATCTTGGAGCAAAAGCCGGTTTGGTGGTGAATCCTGATGAAACATTAACGATGGTTAAACCCTATATCATGGAAATGGATCAGCTGTTGATCATGTCTGTATTTCCTGGGTTTGGCGGACAATCATTTATTCCCGCCGTACTGGAGCGCTTACCAGATCTTTTATTCCAACTTGAGCAGAATGGGGTAGTCATTGAGATCGATGGAGGCATTAATACGCAAACTATTCCAGTTGTCCGCGGTATTGGTATTGATCGATTTGTTGCTGGTTCGGCAGTCTTTGATCATGGAGCAAACCCGGGTGAAAATTATCGGAAACTCCTAACCCAACTCATTCAGGATTAA
- a CDS encoding SEC59/DGK1/VTE5 family protein, with translation MTISSLRSNELVRKAIHLSSSAIPLLYWFGFERNIMLKGVIFLATGFLTAEYLRFHSQVGKQLFMKVFGSALRQHEHQKLTGATYVFTGSVLAIFLFPKEIAVPALLILSISDTFAALVGIPYGKHPFLAKSREGSITFFLTTLLILELFRPEDFLVNMVIALILTITEALPLKLDDNFVIPIAAGLLLSLTSLF, from the coding sequence ATGACGATTTCATCGCTTCGCTCCAATGAATTGGTTCGTAAAGCCATTCACCTCAGCAGCAGTGCTATTCCCTTATTGTATTGGTTTGGATTTGAACGAAATATCATGCTGAAAGGGGTAATATTCCTGGCTACCGGTTTTCTTACGGCTGAGTATTTGCGCTTTCATTCTCAGGTTGGGAAACAACTTTTTATGAAGGTATTCGGCTCCGCCCTGCGGCAGCATGAGCACCAGAAACTAACTGGCGCAACCTACGTGTTCACAGGGTCAGTACTGGCTATTTTTCTATTTCCCAAGGAGATCGCCGTACCGGCCTTGCTGATCCTCTCCATCTCTGATACTTTTGCAGCTCTGGTCGGCATTCCCTATGGGAAGCATCCCTTCCTGGCCAAATCTCGGGAAGGTAGCATAACCTTTTTTCTGACAACCCTGCTTATCCTGGAACTCTTTCGCCCTGAAGATTTCCTGGTAAATATGGTCATTGCCCTGATCCTTACTATCACAGAAGCGCTACCCCTTAAACTTGATGACAATTTTGTTATTCCTATCGCAGCAGGTCTTCTTTTAAGTTTGACCAGTCTGTTTTGA
- a CDS encoding BatA domain-containing protein, translating into MTFLSPLFLWFLPLMALPVIIHLLAKRRSQLIEFPSLKFLKLLQQDALRKFNVKQLILLIIRTLMILLIVMAFARPNLNLKSGFRIYPQTVDLMLIALDNTASNRIHFEDLNAAGLAQFGTSLQEKGYHVAFLGITDFKLQETAESVYAGYSNIYDGNIETRLAEQIDLDRYRNKSIVWLGDGQDAQQKLGELPGWDKYLLIDPVAEDMGVSLVELPDRGLRKGEGYQLQVGVERSSSDLELSGLELIINESRQNQAVFESDADFIEMSARVVDRGFQEGRLELGQDAHPYNDTRHYVIPAGGNIPVQILRERLAPDYWRIIETALNETELNLDVSLLQFSEIDNLDLSQGGTVIVEDASRLADYNWNRLIGFLSAGGQLILFGDGGTRMKELLHFKAPLEAQLSRSAFGLYLTKEADKAIQIDPLQAVITQDRLKVYQRFVSLNNELEHTWIRYLDDQPFLGATSQEAGRAIWFNTEFRSDANNLPFLGIFPTLVLQLCQSQELVDQTAPYNALVGDTLHFYPIAREGENTPFSIQRPDGTVDYQAPDPNYIIHYTKTDLPGIYRLVRGRQLLQPIAVNISSHEAQAHSISYQFDEPDIFLTEQQTELVAEIMGKRSGMALWPLLLIGLLFLWVVETYLSRIKPTWRQNV; encoded by the coding sequence ATGACCTTCCTTAGTCCCCTGTTTTTATGGTTTCTACCCCTGATGGCCCTGCCTGTGATCATCCATTTACTGGCTAAACGTCGCAGCCAGCTTATCGAATTTCCATCTCTCAAATTTTTAAAACTGCTCCAGCAGGATGCGCTCCGCAAATTTAATGTTAAACAATTGATCCTGCTGATCATACGAACATTAATGATCCTGTTGATCGTTATGGCTTTTGCCCGTCCCAATCTAAATCTGAAAAGTGGTTTCAGGATTTACCCCCAAACTGTTGATCTCATGCTGATCGCCCTGGACAATACGGCTTCAAACCGGATTCATTTTGAGGATCTGAATGCTGCAGGGTTAGCTCAGTTTGGGACAAGTCTACAGGAGAAGGGTTATCATGTTGCCTTTCTCGGGATCACAGATTTTAAGCTGCAGGAAACTGCCGAAAGTGTTTATGCCGGGTATTCCAATATTTATGATGGTAATATCGAGACCCGCCTGGCGGAACAAATTGATCTGGACAGATACAGAAACAAATCCATCGTCTGGCTGGGAGATGGGCAGGATGCTCAACAGAAACTCGGGGAATTGCCTGGTTGGGATAAGTATTTACTGATAGATCCAGTGGCAGAGGATATGGGAGTATCCCTGGTGGAATTACCTGATCGGGGGTTGCGAAAGGGTGAAGGATATCAGCTTCAAGTTGGTGTTGAGCGTAGTTCAAGTGATCTGGAACTTAGCGGATTAGAGCTGATCATAAACGAGAGTAGACAAAACCAGGCTGTATTCGAATCAGATGCTGATTTTATTGAGATGAGTGCCAGAGTAGTCGACCGGGGATTCCAGGAAGGCCGACTGGAGTTAGGGCAAGATGCCCACCCTTACAACGATACCCGACATTATGTCATACCTGCTGGCGGGAATATCCCGGTGCAGATCCTGCGTGAAAGATTGGCACCTGACTATTGGAGAATCATTGAAACAGCACTGAATGAAACTGAATTGAACCTTGATGTCAGCTTATTGCAATTCAGTGAGATTGATAATCTGGATCTGAGTCAGGGTGGTACTGTTATTGTGGAAGATGCCAGCCGATTAGCTGATTACAATTGGAATCGATTAATCGGTTTTCTCTCCGCTGGCGGTCAACTGATCCTTTTTGGTGATGGGGGAACCCGGATGAAAGAACTGCTTCATTTTAAAGCTCCTCTGGAAGCACAGCTGAGCCGTTCTGCTTTTGGACTTTATCTGACTAAAGAGGCTGACAAAGCTATCCAGATCGATCCGCTGCAGGCTGTGATCACCCAGGATCGGTTAAAAGTTTATCAACGTTTTGTGAGTCTCAACAATGAACTGGAGCATACCTGGATTAGATATTTGGATGATCAACCGTTTCTGGGAGCTACCTCCCAGGAGGCAGGACGTGCGATCTGGTTTAATACAGAATTTAGATCTGATGCAAATAATTTACCGTTTCTGGGAATTTTCCCTACCCTGGTTCTGCAACTATGTCAATCCCAGGAACTGGTGGATCAGACTGCTCCCTATAATGCATTGGTAGGCGACACTTTACATTTCTACCCAATTGCCAGAGAAGGGGAGAATACCCCTTTTAGCATCCAACGCCCCGATGGTACTGTGGATTATCAGGCACCGGATCCAAATTATATTATTCACTATACTAAAACTGATCTTCCGGGTATTTACAGGCTGGTGAGAGGTCGGCAACTTTTACAGCCCATTGCTGTAAATATTTCATCGCACGAAGCTCAAGCGCACAGTATTTCTTACCAATTCGATGAACCCGATATATTTTTAACTGAACAACAAACAGAGCTTGTAGCAGAAATAATGGGGAAACGATCTGGAATGGCTTTGTGGCCCCTGTTATTGATCGGCCTGTTGTTTTTATGGGTTGTCGAAACTTATTTATCAAGAATTAAACCAACATGGCGGCAAAATGTTTGA
- the hflX gene encoding GTPase HflX, with protein sequence MFETTIEKEKALLVGVVHSQQSVSEVEENLEELALLAETAGARVTGNIIQKRNQVHAALYIGKGKVQEIVAKVALLKVNVVIFDDELSPAQTKNLQKEIEKAKIMDRSSLILDIFVRHASSKESKTQVELAQLQYLLPRLTRAWTHLERQRGATSTRGGMGETQIEVDRRLIRNRISLLKVELQKIEKQRDTRRKSRDEMFKVALVGYTNAGKSSLMNLFSDADVLVENKLFATLDTTIRKIEINDLEILLSDTVGFIHKLPHHLVASFKSTLQEVRHADLILKVIDLSSPQYERHLETVNEVLMDLGVSERQTLTIFNKIDLVQDQDILSAAIKDHEDAVPVSALRQVNIAQLEAAIVKIRRNEYVEETLQLEHSQQKFLAYLHRSAEVLNIDYQDNHILVNIRIKKDMLDQIRRASSVD encoded by the coding sequence ATGTTTGAAACAACTATAGAAAAAGAAAAAGCCCTACTGGTAGGTGTGGTCCATAGCCAGCAATCTGTATCTGAAGTAGAAGAAAATCTGGAAGAACTGGCTTTATTGGCTGAGACCGCCGGTGCCAGGGTCACTGGCAATATTATTCAAAAACGCAATCAGGTACATGCCGCTTTGTATATTGGCAAAGGTAAGGTTCAAGAGATCGTTGCCAAAGTTGCCCTGTTAAAAGTGAATGTGGTAATCTTTGATGATGAGTTGTCACCTGCCCAGACAAAAAATTTGCAAAAGGAAATCGAAAAAGCCAAGATCATGGATCGCAGCAGTTTAATCCTGGATATCTTCGTTCGGCATGCTAGCAGTAAGGAGTCCAAAACGCAGGTTGAGCTGGCTCAACTTCAGTATTTGCTGCCTCGTTTGACCAGAGCCTGGACTCACCTGGAGCGCCAACGAGGTGCAACCTCTACCCGTGGTGGAATGGGCGAAACCCAGATCGAGGTTGACCGGCGGTTGATCCGTAATCGAATTTCGCTACTCAAGGTTGAATTGCAGAAGATCGAAAAACAACGAGACACCAGGCGTAAAAGCCGGGATGAGATGTTCAAGGTGGCTCTGGTCGGTTATACCAATGCCGGCAAGTCTTCGCTTATGAACCTGTTTTCTGATGCAGATGTGTTGGTAGAGAATAAATTATTTGCAACCCTGGATACTACGATCAGGAAAATTGAGATCAATGATCTTGAGATATTGCTCAGTGATACGGTCGGATTCATCCACAAATTGCCCCATCATTTGGTTGCTTCATTTAAAAGTACACTCCAGGAGGTGCGTCACGCTGATCTGATCCTGAAAGTGATCGACCTGAGCTCTCCCCAGTATGAAAGGCATCTGGAAACCGTGAATGAAGTGTTGATGGATCTGGGAGTCTCAGAACGTCAAACATTAACCATTTTCAATAAGATTGATCTGGTACAAGATCAGGATATTCTATCCGCTGCTATCAAGGATCATGAAGATGCTGTACCAGTTTCTGCACTGAGGCAGGTGAATATTGCTCAGCTAGAAGCCGCCATTGTTAAAATTCGGAGAAACGAATATGTGGAGGAAACCCTCCAACTGGAGCATTCTCAACAAAAATTCCTGGCTTATCTTCACCGTAGTGCAGAAGTACTCAATATCGATTATCAAGACAATCATATCCTGGTCAATATCAGGATCAAGAAAGACATGCTGGATCAGATTCGCAGAGCGAGTTCAGTAGACTGA
- a CDS encoding GNAT family N-acetyltransferase has protein sequence MTNDKAKIIALERFKKQYPEKFVPVQTALKKLHRGDRIFVHTACGEPQFLLKSLVEYVESDPKALFDAEVIHVWSLGLAPYAKEKFKHNFRHNSFFIGNSTRQAINTGLADYTPIFLSEIPRLFARGHVPVDVALIQASCPDPHGYMSLGVSVDIVKAAVEKAQTIIVQVNPRMPRIHGDGFIHVSGVDFLIPHEEPLLEYKDELDNDVADRIGKYVATLIEDGNTIQVGYGCLPNAILSNLTHKKHLGIHTELLGDGLVKLMQAGVIDNSKKTINHGKTIATFSMGSTATYDYLHDNPFIAFKTVDYTNNPRVIAQHENMTAINSALEIDLTGQATAESLGQVFYSGIGGQADFMRGAILAKKGKTILTIPSTAEHGETSRIVPFLKAGAGVTLNRGDIHYVVTEYGIAYLHGKNIRERAMELISIAHPKFRPELIRKAKKRNLIYQDQAFIAGKAGEYPEKIETYRTTSGGLEIFLRPVKISDEPLLKEFFYSLSDTSLQRRFISERKDMPHERLQEFVVIDYTSEIILLAFTSEEELVGLGQYAIIGSTHTADVAFVIRDDRQELGIGRELLRYLTLLAKKQGLLGFTADVLISNSRMMRLFESMGFDVQKHISAGMYAMKMTFLESK, from the coding sequence ATGACAAATGATAAAGCAAAAATCATTGCACTTGAGCGATTTAAAAAGCAGTATCCTGAAAAATTTGTTCCCGTTCAAACAGCTCTAAAAAAATTGCATAGGGGAGACCGCATCTTTGTTCATACGGCTTGTGGTGAGCCTCAATTTCTCCTTAAATCTCTTGTTGAATACGTTGAGTCAGACCCCAAAGCGCTTTTTGATGCAGAGGTTATCCATGTTTGGTCTCTGGGTTTAGCTCCCTATGCCAAGGAGAAGTTTAAACACAATTTTCGGCATAACTCCTTCTTTATTGGAAACAGCACCAGGCAGGCTATTAATACTGGTTTGGCTGATTATACACCCATCTTTTTGTCAGAGATCCCTCGCCTTTTCGCGCGCGGTCATGTTCCTGTCGACGTTGCCCTGATCCAGGCTTCATGCCCTGATCCTCACGGCTATATGAGTCTGGGGGTCAGTGTGGATATTGTCAAAGCTGCTGTGGAAAAAGCTCAAACTATTATTGTGCAGGTCAATCCCCGTATGCCTCGCATCCATGGAGACGGATTTATTCATGTATCAGGTGTAGATTTTTTGATCCCCCATGAGGAACCCCTGCTGGAATATAAAGATGAGTTGGATAACGATGTTGCTGATCGCATTGGGAAGTATGTGGCGACCCTCATCGAAGATGGCAATACTATCCAAGTGGGATATGGTTGTCTCCCCAATGCAATTTTGTCAAATCTGACTCACAAAAAACATCTTGGCATTCACACCGAATTATTGGGAGATGGTCTGGTCAAATTGATGCAGGCGGGTGTTATTGATAATTCAAAAAAAACTATAAACCATGGTAAAACCATAGCCACATTCAGCATGGGATCAACCGCCACGTATGATTATCTCCACGATAATCCTTTTATTGCGTTTAAAACAGTTGATTATACAAATAATCCTCGGGTAATTGCTCAGCATGAAAATATGACCGCTATCAATTCGGCTCTTGAGATAGATCTGACAGGTCAGGCAACGGCTGAATCACTGGGGCAAGTATTTTACAGTGGGATCGGTGGTCAGGCTGATTTCATGCGTGGAGCCATTCTAGCAAAGAAAGGTAAAACTATCCTGACCATTCCTTCAACAGCTGAGCATGGGGAGACCTCTCGCATTGTTCCCTTCTTAAAGGCAGGTGCCGGTGTAACCTTGAACCGGGGTGACATTCACTATGTGGTCACTGAGTATGGGATTGCCTATCTACATGGTAAGAATATCCGGGAACGGGCCATGGAATTGATCTCTATTGCTCACCCTAAATTCCGGCCTGAGTTGATCCGCAAAGCAAAAAAAAGGAATCTGATCTACCAGGATCAAGCCTTTATTGCTGGAAAAGCAGGGGAGTATCCTGAGAAGATCGAGACCTATAGGACAACATCCGGCGGGCTTGAGATATTCCTGCGTCCGGTGAAGATCAGTGATGAGCCATTGCTGAAAGAGTTCTTTTATTCCCTGTCGGATACAAGCTTGCAGCGACGCTTTATTTCTGAGCGAAAAGACATGCCTCATGAACGCTTGCAGGAATTCGTAGTCATTGATTATACCAGCGAAATCATCCTACTTGCTTTCACTTCTGAAGAGGAATTGGTCGGTTTAGGGCAGTATGCGATTATTGGGTCCACTCATACTGCTGATGTGGCTTTTGTGATCAGGGATGATCGCCAGGAGCTGGGGATCGGACGTGAATTACTACGTTACCTGACCCTGCTGGCGAAAAAACAGGGACTCTTGGGATTTACTGCAGATGTGCTCATCAGTAACTCGCGAATGATGCGTTTATTTGAGAGTATGGGATTTGATGTACAAAAACACATTTCGGCTGGAATGTATGCAATGAAAATGACTTTCCTGGAGAGTAAATGA